The following coding sequences lie in one Pungitius pungitius chromosome 18, fPunPun2.1, whole genome shotgun sequence genomic window:
- the taok3b gene encoding serine/threonine-protein kinase TAO3 — MSGYKRMRRQHQKQLIALENRLKAEMDEHKLRLQKELETHANNTYIELERLAKRHTAQTDKEMKSVAAEERRIQQQIVAQQKKELTTFLENQKKEYRLCKDKIKEEMSEDPDTAKEEKQERLSRHKETIQRSQAEEEAHLLSQQRLVYDRSCRALKRRSLVRKQEFEQEQLREELNKKSTQKEMEHALMIRQDESTQDMERRQLLMLQKLRIELMRLQHQTELENQEEYNGRRQRELHRKHTMEQRQQPRDLKMLEMQIKKQFQDTCKVQNKQYKALRNHQLEVSPKGDHKIILKSLKEEQTRKLAILAEQYEQSINEMMASQAMRLDAEQEAECQALKQQLKQEMELLDAYQRKTKSQMEAQHEREQQKLEQKVSIRRAHLEQKIEEELAALQKERTEKIKHLLERQDREINTFETESRSLGFGSLESLDFPKEDNR; from the exons ATGTCTGGGTATAAACGCATGCGGCGGCAGCACCAGAAGCAGCTGATCGCCCTGGAGAACAGGCTAAAGGCCGAGATGGATGAGCATAAGCTCCGGTTGCAGAAGGAATTAGAAACACACGCAAACAACACTTACATTGAGCTGGAGAGACTGGCCAAACGCCACACGGCTCAAACAGACAAAGAG ATGAAGTCAGTTGcagctgaggagaggaggatccAGCAACAGATTGTTgctcagcaaaaaaaagagctgacAACTTTCTTGGAGAATCAGAAAAAGGAGTACAGGCTTTGCAAGGACAAGATCAAAGAA GAGATGAGCGAAGACCCTGACACAGCcaaagaagagaagcaggagCGTCTGTCCAGGCACAAAGAAACAATACAGCGCTCTCAGGCGGAGGAGGAAGCTCATCTGTTGAGCCAGCAGAGGCTGGTCTACGACCGCAGCTGCAGGGCCCTGAAGCGCCGGAGTCTGGTCAGGAAGCAAGAGTTCGAACAGGAGCAACTGAGAGAG GAGCTGAACAAGAAGAGCACCCAAAAGGAGATGGAACACGCCTTGATGATCCGGCAGGACGAGTCCACTCAGGACATGGAGCGCAGGcagctgctgatgctgcagaaGCTGCGTATTGAGCTCATGCGGCTGCAGCACCAGACAGAGCTGGAGAACCAGGAGGAGTACAACGGCCGACGGCAGAGAGAGCTGCACAGGAAACACACCAtggagcagcggcagcagcccaGAGACCTCAAG ATGTTGGAGATGCAGATCAAGAAACAGTTCCAGGACACGTGCAAGGTGCAGAACAAGCAGTACAAAGCCCTTAGGAACCATCAGCTGGAGGTCTCCCCCAAAGGCGACCACAAAATCATCCTGAAGAGCCTTAAGGAGGAGCAGACACGCAAGCTGGCCATACTGGCGGAGCAGTATGAGCAGAGCATCAACGAGATGATGGCTTCACAAGCG ATGCGATTGGACGCAGAGCAGGAAGCGGAGTGCCAGGCCctgaagcagcagctgaagcaggagaTGGAGCTCCTGGACGCCTACCAGAGAAAAACCAAGTCGCAGATGGAGGCCCAACACGAGCGAGAGCAGCAGAAACTCGAGCAGAAGGTCTCCATACGCAGAGCGCACCTTGAACAGAAG ATTGAAGAGGAACTGGCTGCACTTCAGAAGGAACGCACTGAAAAGATCAAGCACTTGTTGGAGCGTCAGGACAGAGAAATCAACACTTTCGAGACAGAAAGTCGAAGCCTCGGCTTTGGGAGCCTGGAATCTCTGGACTTCCCCAAAGAAGACAACAGATGA